A genome region from Arachis duranensis cultivar V14167 chromosome 8, aradu.V14167.gnm2.J7QH, whole genome shotgun sequence includes the following:
- the LOC107460166 gene encoding LOW QUALITY PROTEIN: filament-like plant protein 4 (The sequence of the model RefSeq protein was modified relative to this genomic sequence to represent the inferred CDS: inserted 1 base in 1 codon; added 75 bases not found in genome assembly), producing the protein MDRRWPWKKKSSGKAVDKPWESGDASDQANQDRKEVNYVQISVESYSHLTGLEDQVKTYEGKVRTLENEIKEMNEKLSAANSDINTKETIVKQHAKVAEEAVLGWEKAEAEALAXLTAEDRASHLDGALKECMRQIRNLKEEHEQKIQEVALAKTKQLDKIKGELEAKIVNFEEKLVRASAENGALSMSLQERSNMLIKVSQEKAHAEAEIEHLKSNIESCEREINSLKYELHVVSKELEIRNEEKNMSIRSAEAANKQHAEGVKKIAKLEAECQRLRGLVRKKLPGPAALAQMKLEVEGLGHDYRESRIRKSPVKPAAPYLSPLTDFSLENVQKFQKENEFLSGRLLAMEEETKMLKEALAKRNSELQASRSMCAKTLSKLQSWETQHQQKGSPESITQMTHASNAPSLVSMSEDGNDDTGSCADSWSTAIVSGLSQFPKEKSTEKSIKSEATKKLELMDDFLEVEKLARLSNDTNLDEVSCKDVPSEENNDIKSNDLLLSELRSRILSIFEFTANDADVGKIIQDIKHIIETDKEATSSHYSNEYVQINSDLEAAISDIHDFVLLLGKEAISFHDISSDGSEMSKKIEEFSFTYDKLLCNNASLVQFVLGLSSVLTKASEFRFNVLGYKGTEAENNSRDCIDKIALPENKLAQDNASGNRYQNGSSLILNPCSDPEVPDDGNVVSTSKSLSDEYEELKQENRKLVTDLSQCAQNLQMTKSQLLETEQLLAEVKSELASAIKSNSLAETQLKCMAESYKSLEARAQELVTKLNRLQIETETLENKLQEEKKAHETVLAKSKVLEEQLQRIESSAADSRMKSTQEKDLATAAEKLAECQETIFLLEKQLNALHLENPKPESGSSKLVERVGSGSPLHFSNSLSSPDNESSLLARSPVRHHKARHRPTKSASSPAASSTPTPEKHARGFSRFFSSKGKPSR; encoded by the exons ATGGACCGACGGTGGCCGTGGAAGAAAAAATCATCTGGCAAGGCTGTGGACAAACCATGGGAATCTGGCGATGCTTCTGATCAGGCCAATCAG GACAGGAAGGAAGTGAACTACGTCCAAATCTCTGTGGAATCATATTCACATCTAACTGGTTTAGAAGATCAAGTAAAAACATATGAGGGAAAAGTTCGAACACTTGAGAATGAGATCAAGGAGATGAATGAAAAGCTCTCAGCAGCAAACTCTGATATCAATACCAAGGAAACCATTGTAAAACAGCATGCTAAAGTGGCTGAAGAAGCTGTCTTag GTTGGGAGAAGGCTGAAGCAGAAGCTTTGG TACTCACGGCCGAGGATCGCGCATCACATTTAGATGGGGCTCTTAAGGAATGTATGCGACAGATAAGAAATCTTAAGGAAGAACATGAACAGAAAATACAAGAAGTTGCTCTGGCGAAAACCAAGCAATTAGACAAGATTAAGGGGGAACTGGAGGCAAAGATAGTTAACTTTGAAGAGAAACTTGTCAGGGCTAGTGCTGAAAATGGAGCACTCTCAATGTCCTTGCAGGAGCGCTCCAACATGCTGATCAAAGTGAGCCAAGAAAAAGCACATGCTGAGGCTGAAATTGAGCATCTTAAGAGCAACATAGAATCATGCGAGAGAGAGATTAATTCACTTAAATATGAACTCCATGTTGTTTCGAAGGAACTTGAAATTCGCAACGAAGAGAAGAACATGAGTATTAGATCAGCAGAAGCTGCTAACAAGCAGCATGCAGAGGGTGTCAAGAAAATTGCTAAGTTAGAGGCTGAGTGCCAAAGGTTACGTGGTCTAGTGCGGAAGAAGTTACCTGGCCCTGCTGCACTCGCACAGATGAAGTTAGAAGTTGAAGGCCTTGGCCATGATTACAGAGAGAGTCGAATAAGGAAGTCTCCCGTGAAACCTGCTGCTCCGTATTTGTCCCCATTGACTGACTTCTCCTTAGAGAATGTACAAAAATTCCAGAAAGAGAATGAATTTCTCTCGGGGCGTTTATTGGCAATGGAAGAAGAAACAAAGATGCTGAAAGAAGCTTTGGCTAAACGTAACAGTGAATTGCAGGCATCAAGGAGTATGTGTGCTAAAACACTAAGCAAACTTCAGAGTTGGGAAACACAGCATCAGCAGAAAGGATCCCCAGAATCCATCACCCAGATGACCCATGCAAGCAATGCTCCAAGCTTGGTCTCCATGTCTGAAGATGGAAATGATGATACAGGAAGCTGTGCTGACTCTTGGTCTACGGCAATAGTCTCCGGGCTGTCCCAATTCCCTAAAGAAAAAAGCACTGAAAAATCAATCAAATCTGAAGCCACTAAGAAGTTGGAACTAATGGATGACTTTCTAGAAGTGGAGAAGTTAGCTCGTTTGTCAAATGACACCAATTTAGATGAGGTATCTTGCAAAGATGTTCCATCTGAAGAGAACAATGATATAAAGAGCAACGACTTGCTACTATCAGAGCTTAGGTCAAGAATATTATCAATTTTTGAGTTCACTGCTAATGATGCAGACGTAGGGAAGATCATACAAGATATTAAGCACATAATAGAAACGGACAAAGAAGCCACTTCATCCCACTATTCCAACGAATATGTGCAGATAAACTCAGATTTGGAAGCTGCAATTTCTGATATTCACGACTTCGTGTTGTTACTTGGCAAAGAAGCAATATCATTTCATGACATATCGTCCGATGGAAGTGAAATGAGTAAAAAGATTGAGGAATTCTCTTTTACTTACGATAAACTTCTATGTAACAATGCAAGTTTGGTCCAGTTTGTTCTTGGCCTGTCCAGTGTTTTAACTAAAGCAAGTGAGTTCAGATTTAATGTTCTTGGCTACAAGGGTACAGAAGCTGAAAATAACTCTCGTGATTGTATAGATAAGATTGCTTTGCCTGAAAATAAGCTAGCTCAAGACAATGCATCTGGAAATAGATATCAAAATGGTTCTTCCCTTATTCTGAATCCTTGTTCTGATCCTGAGGTTCCTGATGATGGAAATGTGGTTTCTACATCGAAGAGCCTCTCCGATGAATATGAAGAATTGAAACAGGAGAATCGAAAACTAGTAACTGATCTGTCACAGTGTGCTCAAAATCTACAAATGACAAAGTCTCAATTGCTAGAGACTGAGCAACTTCTAGCAGAAGTAAAATCAGAATTGGCTTCTGCTATAAAATCAAACAGCTTGGCTGAGACGCAGCTGAAGTGCATGGCAGAGTCATACAAGTCACTTGAAGCACGTGCCCAAGAGCTTGTAACCAAGCTGAATCGTCTTCAAATTGAGACAGAAACCCTGGAGAATAAGCTtcaagaggaaaagaaggctcaCGAAACCGTATTGGCCAAAAGCAAGGTGCTGGAGGAGCAACTACAGAG GATTGAGAGTTCAGCAGCTGATAGTCGCATGAAGTCTACACAG GAGAAAGATTTGGCAACGGCGGCGGAGAAGCTAGCTGAGTGTCAGGAAACTATATTTCTTCTTGAGAAGCAGTTAAA CTTGCACTTCTCCAACAGCTTATCTAGCCCAGACAACGAGTCGAGCCTTCTAGCGAGATCCCCGGTGCGGCATCACAAAGCAAGACACAGGCCAACCAAATCAGCCTCCTCACCGGCGGCTTCTTCCACGCCTACACCGGAGAAGCATGCGCGAGGCTTCAGTAGATTCTTCTCATCAAAAGGAAAACCTTCTCGTTGA